A window of the Spirochaetaceae bacterium genome harbors these coding sequences:
- a CDS encoding ABC transporter permease, which translates to MATYLIRRLLNFIPTFVLMSFVVFLILEIAPGDPLTRYEQALVVTYNYSVDAAEARTDQLRTLYGLDRNFFLRFFVWLANFLRGEFGVSFNNFRPVSDLIGQRLLYSIAISSSALIFMYVVGVPIGLWTAYRQYGVSDYAVSVVAFIGLSIPNFFLALLVLVGLLFFFDIPPPQGLFSPEYVDAPWSLGKLLDAGRGLILPVLVIGTEGLAKIVRITRANMLDGLQDEYVRTARAKGLAEPAVVLKHAFRVAVNPLISLFGMQFPLILSGEVVGSIVLGLPTLGPLLLDSLRSLDLYVSTTILMVLGILLLIGNLLADVLLALADPRIRFD; encoded by the coding sequence ATGGCCACCTACCTGATTCGTCGGTTGCTGAACTTCATCCCCACGTTCGTGCTGATGAGCTTCGTGGTGTTTCTCATCCTGGAGATCGCGCCGGGCGATCCGCTCACCCGCTACGAGCAGGCGCTCGTGGTCACCTACAACTACTCGGTCGACGCCGCCGAGGCGCGCACCGACCAGTTGCGCACGCTGTACGGCCTGGACCGCAACTTCTTCCTGCGCTTCTTCGTCTGGCTGGCGAACTTCCTGCGCGGCGAGTTCGGCGTGTCGTTCAACAACTTCCGCCCGGTATCCGACCTGATCGGGCAGCGGCTGTTGTACTCGATCGCCATTTCGTCGTCGGCGCTGATCTTCATGTACGTGGTGGGGGTGCCGATCGGGCTGTGGACCGCCTACCGGCAGTACGGTGTGTCCGACTACGCGGTGAGCGTGGTGGCGTTCATCGGGCTGTCGATTCCCAACTTCTTCCTGGCGCTGCTGGTGCTGGTGGGGCTGTTGTTCTTCTTCGACATCCCGCCGCCGCAGGGGCTGTTCTCGCCCGAATACGTGGACGCGCCGTGGAGTCTCGGCAAGCTGCTGGACGCGGGGCGCGGGCTGATCCTGCCGGTGCTGGTGATCGGCACCGAGGGGCTGGCCAAGATCGTGCGCATCACGCGCGCCAACATGCTCGACGGGCTGCAGGACGAGTACGTGCGCACCGCGCGCGCCAAGGGGCTGGCGGAACCGGCGGTGGTGCTCAAGCACGCCTTCCGGGTGGCGGTGAACCCGCTGATAAGCCTGTTCGGGATGCAGTTCCCGCTCATCCTGTCGGGCGAGGTGGTGGGCTCCATCGTGCTCGGTCTGCCGACGCTGGGGCCGCTGCTGCTGGACTCGCTGCGCAGCCTGGACCTGTACGTGAGCACCACCATCCTGATGGTGCTGGGCATCCTGCTGTTGATCGGCAACCTGCTCGCCGACGTGCTGCTGGCGCTGGCCGATCCCCGGATCAGGTTCGATTGA
- a CDS encoding ABC transporter substrate-binding protein, which produces MRRTALTWILTLLLLPALAGVGFAGAAGEESTSAAATEATEMGGYSESPMLAAMVASGDLPPVDERLPAEPLVQEVVDRIGTYGGTFRGFQLGDADKWVLYKTGLYGGLISRSYLDLGTITPNGLEGWGPGIAKSWEWDDDAAGITVVLREGVKWSDGAPLGVHDIMFMWNEVQMNQGFQPTVPARYKVNGETMEVIQIDDHTIRFEFAGPNPWFLNVLYGATRSEYGALLAPSHYFKQFHPDHTDGKTWEDFQSQYGPVNTSIPTHTAYKLTKYNPAEEAVMERNPYYWKVDTAGNQLPYIDKMRFQMLADQEAAILRGIAGEVDLAERNFQVLENLPMLKASEADGNYELRVGIGDNFTTGNEIWLNYDLKDEDYGELRELLRTVKFRNALSVALNREAINDLLFLGLAKEANLGISTASPYWDGEMATIAQINAEYDPDKARQLLGELGLKDQNGDGMLQYEDGGNVTFLLGAASEITAHVNLAEMVVADWKAVGIDARLHLQTRSLMFSGIRDLQFHAVTFGTTDLLFPQFRLNEGPIMPGYQSPLFVEDPPDDLQRIWDLTDEIITTVDADKVSMLMKEHQRLRAENNLGIWAAHDVPLMVIVHNRLQNVPTAEEIVIDNADHIPLMPDQWFIQE; this is translated from the coding sequence ATGCGACGAACAGCATTGACCTGGATCCTGACCCTGCTGCTGCTGCCGGCACTGGCCGGCGTCGGCTTCGCCGGAGCGGCCGGCGAGGAGTCGACCAGCGCGGCAGCGACCGAGGCCACCGAGATGGGTGGCTACTCGGAGTCGCCCATGCTCGCCGCCATGGTGGCCAGCGGCGACCTGCCGCCGGTCGACGAGCGGCTGCCGGCCGAACCGCTGGTGCAGGAGGTGGTGGACCGCATCGGCACCTACGGCGGCACCTTCCGCGGCTTTCAGCTCGGCGACGCCGACAAGTGGGTGCTGTACAAGACCGGCCTCTACGGCGGCCTGATCTCGCGCAGCTACCTGGACCTGGGCACCATCACCCCCAACGGCCTGGAAGGCTGGGGACCCGGCATCGCCAAGAGCTGGGAGTGGGACGACGACGCGGCCGGCATCACGGTGGTGCTGCGCGAGGGCGTGAAGTGGTCCGACGGCGCACCGCTCGGCGTCCACGACATCATGTTCATGTGGAACGAGGTGCAGATGAACCAGGGCTTCCAGCCCACGGTGCCGGCCCGCTACAAGGTGAACGGCGAGACGATGGAGGTGATCCAGATCGACGACCACACCATCCGCTTCGAGTTCGCCGGCCCCAACCCGTGGTTCCTGAACGTGCTGTACGGCGCCACCCGCTCCGAGTACGGCGCGCTGCTCGCCCCGTCGCACTACTTCAAGCAGTTCCACCCGGACCACACCGACGGCAAGACCTGGGAGGACTTCCAGAGCCAGTACGGCCCGGTCAACACCAGCATCCCGACCCACACCGCCTACAAGCTGACCAAGTACAACCCCGCCGAAGAGGCGGTCATGGAGCGCAACCCGTACTACTGGAAGGTGGACACGGCGGGCAACCAGCTCCCCTACATCGACAAGATGCGCTTCCAGATGCTCGCCGACCAGGAGGCGGCGATCCTGCGCGGCATCGCGGGCGAGGTGGACCTGGCCGAGCGCAACTTCCAGGTGCTCGAGAACCTGCCGATGCTGAAGGCGAGCGAGGCCGACGGCAACTACGAGCTGCGCGTGGGCATCGGCGACAATTTCACCACCGGCAACGAGATCTGGCTGAACTACGACCTCAAGGACGAGGACTACGGCGAGCTGCGCGAGTTGCTGCGTACGGTCAAGTTCCGCAACGCGCTGAGCGTCGCGCTGAACCGCGAGGCGATCAACGACCTGCTGTTCCTGGGGCTCGCCAAGGAGGCCAACCTCGGCATCAGCACCGCTTCTCCCTACTGGGACGGCGAGATGGCGACCATCGCGCAGATCAACGCCGAATACGACCCCGACAAGGCGCGGCAATTGCTCGGCGAGCTGGGCCTGAAGGACCAGAACGGCGACGGCATGCTGCAGTACGAGGACGGCGGCAACGTGACCTTCCTGCTCGGCGCGGCGTCCGAGATCACCGCGCACGTCAACCTGGCCGAGATGGTGGTGGCAGACTGGAAGGCGGTGGGCATCGACGCGCGGCTGCACCTGCAGACCCGCAGCCTGATGTTCAGCGGCATCCGCGACCTGCAGTTCCACGCCGTGACGTTCGGCACCACCGACCTGCTGTTCCCGCAGTTCCGGCTCAACGAAGGGCCGATCATGCCCGGCTACCAGAGCCCGCTGTTCGTCGAGGATCCGCCCGACGACCTGCAGCGCATCTGGGACCTGACCGACGAGATCATCACCACGGTGGACGCCGACAAGGTGAGCATGCTGATGAAGGAGCACCAGCGCCTGCGCGCCGAGAACAACCTCGGCATCTGGGCGGCGCACGACGTGCCGCTGATGGTGATCGTGCACAACCGGCTGCAGAACGTGCCGACGGCGGAAGAGATCGTGATCGACAACGCCGACCACATTCCGCTGATGCCGGACCAGTGGTTCATCCAGGAGTAG
- a CDS encoding AAA family ATPase, with protein sequence MANRSTRTLPHTEQQYKGISEISVRGFKSLARESRIEVRPLTILAGANSSGKSSIMQPLLLMKQTLEASYDSGPLLMNGPNAKFTSADQFISRSQSNSRDFSVEIVTSDDITNKIEFSVTEAKGLEIRAMMVDVILDDVGKRSIHLTPSLAPKAVESALLRFLPEMMNELIKPGIPLVVSRHRCFLTVRPARVGRQDRLYVLPSLFTFTSGELLRMIHVPGLRGNPERIYDRTAPGPVFPGTFERYVATIIADWQSLGDDRVGRIEAMLGNLGLTTKVVADAISDTQIELQVGRIPGVTTALPNGDHVNIADVGFGVSQVLPVLVSLLVAEEGQLVYIEQPELHLHPRAQYELAIVIAEAARRGVKLVLETHSALLLLHVRTLMATGQLDRDLVKLHWFSRNPEDGMTSIQTADLDELGSFGDWPEDFGDVELFAEGAYLDAVAQRSRGNGKAVRS encoded by the coding sequence ATGGCAAATAGGTCGACACGAACATTACCTCACACCGAGCAACAATACAAAGGGATAAGCGAGATCTCAGTGCGAGGGTTCAAGTCTCTCGCTCGTGAAAGTCGGATCGAAGTCCGACCACTAACAATCTTGGCTGGTGCGAATAGTTCGGGCAAGTCGAGCATTATGCAACCGCTGTTGTTGATGAAGCAGACCCTTGAAGCAAGCTATGATTCCGGGCCGCTCCTGATGAATGGCCCAAACGCGAAGTTTACGTCGGCAGACCAGTTCATTTCACGGTCTCAGTCGAATTCGCGAGACTTCAGTGTCGAGATTGTAACTTCCGATGATATCACGAACAAGATTGAGTTTTCTGTAACCGAGGCAAAGGGACTTGAAATCAGGGCAATGATGGTAGACGTGATCCTGGATGATGTGGGAAAGCGTTCGATACACCTGACGCCGTCCCTCGCGCCAAAGGCGGTAGAATCTGCGTTATTGAGGTTTCTGCCGGAAATGATGAACGAATTGATCAAGCCGGGGATTCCACTAGTGGTATCAAGGCATCGGTGTTTCCTTACCGTTAGACCAGCTCGAGTTGGACGCCAAGATAGACTCTATGTTCTACCAAGTCTTTTCACGTTCACCTCGGGTGAACTGCTGCGCATGATTCATGTTCCCGGATTGCGCGGAAACCCCGAACGAATATATGACAGGACGGCGCCAGGCCCCGTCTTCCCAGGTACATTTGAGAGGTACGTCGCAACGATCATTGCTGATTGGCAGAGTCTTGGTGATGACCGAGTTGGAAGAATCGAAGCGATGTTGGGCAACTTAGGACTGACCACCAAGGTTGTTGCGGACGCTATCAGCGATACTCAGATTGAATTACAGGTGGGCCGTATACCGGGAGTGACCACAGCGTTACCGAACGGCGACCATGTCAATATTGCCGATGTCGGGTTTGGCGTTTCGCAAGTACTTCCGGTTCTGGTTAGTCTTCTGGTCGCGGAGGAAGGACAACTGGTGTACATAGAACAGCCAGAATTACACCTGCACCCGCGCGCTCAGTATGAGTTGGCGATAGTCATCGCAGAGGCAGCGAGGCGCGGCGTAAAACTGGTTTTGGAGACCCACAGCGCCTTGCTCTTGCTCCATGTACGAACCCTAATGGCCACCGGTCAGCTTGATCGTGACTTGGTGAAGCTGCATTGGTTCTCGCGGAACCCCGAAGACGGAATGACGTCGATTCAAACTGCGGATCTGGACGAACTCGGATCCTTCGGTGATTGGCCGGAGGACTTTGGTGATGTCGAGCTGTTCGCCGAGGGCGCCTATCTCGATGCGGTGGCGCAGCGTAGTAGAGGGAATGGCAAAGCGGTACGGTCGTAG
- a CDS encoding ABC transporter permease, translated as MAEMVRAAAPPQGALDAPESPALETWRRFTRHRVGVVALGVVLVLFALSFLGRFLVASDPFVQHRDAAYWPPQRVRVIDAEGRLTRPFVYGFERALHPETFQWEYAVDESNVTELALFARGPVYRVLWLFDWDVHLVGTVDGAPVFFLGTDRFGRDLLARLLWGGMVSLSVPVLAVAITVLLGTLIGAVSGYFGGWVDNLIQRVIEVLASFPRLPLWMALAAVIPPEFQGVALYAGMAVILAIIGWGRLARQVRGKVLQLRQMEYVVGARALGASPWRVIGKYIVPNASSHIIVMATLYVPEYLLVESSLSFLGIGLTPPLTSWGVLLSDAQKVRVVLQYPWLLIPGLFICVAMLAFNFVGDAVRDAFETRHL; from the coding sequence ATGGCTGAGATGGTTCGGGCGGCTGCGCCGCCGCAGGGCGCGCTGGACGCGCCGGAGTCGCCGGCGCTGGAGACCTGGCGCCGCTTCACCCGCCACCGGGTGGGCGTGGTGGCGCTGGGCGTGGTGCTGGTGCTGTTCGCGCTCTCCTTCCTGGGCCGCTTCCTGGTGGCGAGCGACCCGTTCGTTCAGCACCGCGACGCCGCCTACTGGCCGCCGCAGCGGGTCCGCGTCATCGACGCGGAGGGCCGGCTGACCCGCCCGTTCGTGTACGGCTTCGAGCGCGCCCTGCACCCGGAAACGTTCCAGTGGGAATACGCGGTGGACGAGTCGAACGTGACCGAGCTGGCGCTGTTCGCGCGCGGCCCGGTGTACCGCGTGCTGTGGCTGTTCGACTGGGACGTGCACCTGGTCGGGACCGTGGACGGCGCGCCGGTATTCTTCCTGGGCACCGACCGGTTCGGGCGCGACCTGCTGGCCCGCCTGCTGTGGGGCGGCATGGTGTCGCTGTCGGTGCCGGTGCTGGCGGTGGCGATCACCGTCTTGCTGGGCACCCTGATCGGGGCGGTGTCCGGCTACTTCGGCGGCTGGGTGGACAACCTCATTCAGCGCGTCATCGAGGTGCTGGCGTCGTTTCCGCGCCTGCCGCTGTGGATGGCGCTGGCGGCGGTCATCCCGCCCGAGTTCCAGGGCGTGGCGCTGTACGCCGGCATGGCGGTGATCCTGGCGATCATCGGCTGGGGCCGGCTGGCCCGGCAGGTGCGCGGCAAGGTGCTGCAGCTCCGCCAGATGGAGTACGTGGTGGGCGCGCGGGCGCTGGGCGCGTCGCCGTGGCGGGTAATCGGCAAGTACATCGTGCCCAACGCCTCGAGCCACATCATCGTCATGGCCACCCTGTACGTGCCCGAGTACTTGCTCGTGGAGAGCAGCCTGAGCTTCCTGGGCATCGGCCTGACGCCGCCGCTGACCAGTTGGGGCGTGCTGCTGTCCGACGCCCAGAAGGTGCGGGTGGTGCTGCAGTACCCGTGGCTGCTGATCCCCGGCCTGTTCATCTGCGTCGCCATGCTCGCGTTCAACTTCGTCGGCGACGCCGTCCGCGACGCCTTCGAAACCCGTCACCTCTAA